The following are from one region of the Pleurodeles waltl isolate 20211129_DDA chromosome 4_1, aPleWal1.hap1.20221129, whole genome shotgun sequence genome:
- the LOC138287041 gene encoding olfactory receptor 5AP2-like: protein MQERNWTSVTQFILLGLTDDSLLEVLLFIFFTFIYITTVLGNIGIIALITFAPRLHTPMYIFLSSLSIADLCHSSAITPKMLANLLSETKMFSFNACLTQLFFFGGFSSSGGLLLSLMAYDRYNAVCNPLLYSVIMTTQICIQLIVVAYSLGFLNSVIHLSCLSRLHFCGPNKISQFYCDYPPLFKLSCTDTTINEILIFTVAGAIEVGSLVIVLISYTFIISTILRIRSVEGKLKAFSTCASHFVSVTLLYIPVLFMYLRPSSSYRMEQDKVASVFYTMVVPMLNPIIYSMRNEDVKSALLKLTKQMH from the coding sequence ATGCAAGAACGAAACTGGACCTCTGTCACCCAGTTTATCCTGCTAGGACTCACCGATGACTCATTGTTAGAGGTTCTGCTATTCATATTTTTCACTTTCATATACATAACCACTGTTCTGGGCAATATTGGCATTATAGCATTGATTACCTTTGCTCCTCGACTACATACCCCTATGTATATTTTCCTAAGCAGCCTTTCTATAGCAGACCTCTGTCACTCCTCAGCCATTACTCCTAAGATGCTGGCTAATCTCTTGtcagaaacaaaaatgttttccttCAATGCATGTTTAACACAGTTGTTTTTCTTTGGAGGGTTTTCAAGTTCCGGTGGGCTTCTTCTTTCTCTGATGGCTTATGACCGATACAATGCGGTATGTAATCCCTTGCTTTACTCTGTCATCATGACTACACAAATCTGCATCCAGCTCATAGTTGTGGCATATAGCCTAGGCTTTCTGAATTCTGTGATACACCTTAGCTGCCTTTCCAGACTGCACTTTTGTGGACCTAACAAAATCTCTCAATTTTATTGTGATTACCCTCCTCTCTTTAAGCTGTCCTGTACTGACACAACCATCAATGAGATTTTGATATTCACAGTTGCAGGTGCTATTGAAGTGGGCTCTTTGGTTATTGTCCTCATTTCCTACACGTTTATCATCTCAACTATCCTCAGGATTCGCTCTGTAGAAGGGAAACTGAAGGCCTTCTCTACCTGTGCCTCTCACTTTGTCTCtgtgactttgttgtacattcctgtccTATTCATGTATCTCAGACCAAGCTCCAGTTACCGCATGGAACAGGACAAAGTGGCTTCTGTTTTCTACACAATGGTGGTTCCTATGTTGAACCCCATAATATACAGTATGAGAAATGAagatgtgaaaagtgcacttttgaAACTAACAAAGCAAATGCATTAA